From the genome of Nicotiana sylvestris chromosome 2, ASM39365v2, whole genome shotgun sequence, one region includes:
- the LOC104230951 gene encoding homeobox-leucine zipper protein ATHB-40, translating to MNHQVAADEMVLISQYYPDIYTQLVPQQGESKPRRRRKKKQGEGSGSGIMRKRKLSDEQVNLLEQSFGSEHKLESERKDKLASELGLDPRQVAVWFQNRRARWKSKKLEEEYSKLKSDHDTNVVEKCRLESEVLKLKDQLSEAEKEIQRLLLERCDGVSSNTSPSTSSFSMEAAMEPPFLGEFGMEGLDNVFYTPDNTYVQGLDWVNLYI from the exons ATGAACCATCAGGTTGCAGCTGATGAAATGGTACTCATTTCCCAGTACTATCCTGATATTTACACCCAACTGGTACCACAACAAG gagagtCAAAACCACGGCGTAGGCGTAAGAAGAAGCAAGGAGAAGGGAGTGGGAGTGGGATTATGAGGAAGAGGAAGCTGAGTGATGAACAAGTGAATCTACTTGAGCAAAGCTTTGGGAGCGAGCACAAACTGGAGTCAGAGAGGAAGGACAAGCTCGCCTCAGAGCTGGGGCTTGACCCTCGCCAAGTTGCTGTTTGGTTCCAGAACCGGAGGGCTCGCTGGAAGAGCAAGAAGCTTGAGGAGGAATATTCCAAGTTGAAGTCTGATCATGACACTAATGTCGTTGAGAAATGCCGTCTTGAATCTGAG GTTTTGAAGTTGAAGGACCAGTTATCTGAAGCAGAGAAGGAGATACAAAGGTTACTATTAGAACGCTGTGATGGGGTTTCGAGCAACACTAGTCCAAGTACTTCATCTTTCTCAATGGAAGCTGCTATGGAACCACCATTTCTTGGGGAGTTTGGAATGGAGGGATTGGATAATGTGTTCTATACACCAGATAACACTTATGTTCAGGGATTAGATTGGGTTAACCTATATATTTGA